The Plasmodium sp. gorilla clade G2 genome assembly, chromosome: 6 genome has a segment encoding these proteins:
- a CDS encoding radical SAM protein, putative, whose translation MSLNGRAKLISFLFLAAGGTYYIYTYKKKEIKEFLNNIFFNKKKKKKKGLNKGKRKEKKLYINNDMNNINDNKYGDNSDMCSSHSFYSSDVDEENKYLLDEILNQHKSNISYISTDNDVESNKEYEKGKNENINKNLDIFNKNNMNNMNNMNNKNNLNNTNNINNMNNINNMNNFSSGEDSISDVEDINNLNERTNYKFIQMKKKKKKYMNNNSKNMNTSNNYIHDKKQNKTNKINDDDSSNGNNNIIDNNNIIILPENYKIYFKSFGCAHNSSDSEFMMGLLANYGFQFVKKIEECDICIVNSCTVKNPSEESMKTIINYVKKLNNNNNKKKKKNEQNKEKNKEKNKEKNKEKKVDEIYDLEYLSTSSSGFSDVDHEYCYEKGYQNESAECVTSKKINIPQDNNKKDYCDDFKFDNHICCSQNNNQVTNNESDLLKGTKCCSSNGGNNTCACEEENKENKENKEKKDIHQDIHQDIHQNIHQDIDQNIHQNVHQNVHQDIHQDVQPDHHNDDKSHFKVTNKDECLLISNKNEKNAVSEKNKNNTPLQPKNIKIIVCGCVPQAEKDMEVFENVSLVGVNHIDKIVDVVENVINGYHVKYLKTSKKMTSLNMPKIRKNKYIEIININNGCLGNCTYCKTKFARGDLSSYNIRDITDRIKYVCNEENIKEIWLTSEDTGAYGIDINTDIVNLLKDILKSIEHTNVMIRLGMTNPPYILKHIKDICELLKHKNMYEFIHIPVQSGSNNVLKNMNREYTIEDFIFLIQNLRTYVPNITISTDIICGFPYETEKDHQNTVDLIKQFKFPILNISQFYPRRGTVAYNMKKINTKIVKNRSRDVTNAFLSYQHNYKFLENTIQQVLFTEISSKSQHIIGHTKQYVKVLLSNENNKNLKLLGNFATCKILSTHKWHVLAELIQ comes from the coding sequence atgtcgTTAAATGGAAGAGCGAAACTTATAAGTTTTTTATTCTTAGCAGCAGGGGGTACgtattacatatatacatataaaaaaaaagaaataaaagaatttttgaataatatattttttaataagaagaagaaaaaaaagaaaggttTAAATAAAGGCAAacgaaaagaaaagaaattatatattaataatgatatgaataaCATAAATGACAATAAATATGGTGATAACAGTGATATGTGTTCTTCACATTCTTTTTATTCCTCTGATGtcgatgaagaaaataaatatttattagatGAAATTCTGAATCAACACAAGAgtaatatatcttatataaGTACAGACAATGATGTGGAAAGCaataaagaatatgaaaaaggaaaaaatgaaaacataaataaaaatctagacatatttaataaaaataatatgaataatatgaataatatgaataataagaataatttgaataataCGAATAACatcaataatatgaataacatcaataatatgaataattttagTAGTGGGGAGGATAGTATATCAGATGTAGAAGATATTAATAACTTGAATGAAAGAACAAATTATAAGTttatacaaatgaaaaaaaaaaaaaaaaaatatatgaataacaattcaaaaaatatgaatacttcaaataattatatacatgataaaaaacaaaacaaaacaaacaaaataaatgatgACGATTCTTCAAATggtaacaataatataattgataataacaatattattatactaccagaaaattataaaatatattttaaatcttTTGGATGTGCTCATAATAGTTCAGATTCTGAATTTATGATGGGGTTACTAGCCAATTATGGTTTTCAGTTTGTAAAGAAAATTGAAGAATGTGACATATGTATTGTCAACAGTTGTACTGTCAAAAATCCTAGTGAAGAAAGTATGAAGACGATTATtaattatgtaaaaaaattaaataataataataataaaaaaaaaaaaaaaaacgaacaaaataaagaaaaaaataaagaaaaaaataaagaaaaaaataaagaaaaaaaggtaGATGAGATATATGACTTGGAATACTTATCAACATCTTCATCTGGTTTTTCAGATGTAGACCATGAATATTGTTATGAGAAAGGATATCAAAACGAATCAGCTGAATGTGTTACGAGTAAAAAGATTAATATCCCtcaagataataataaaaaggattaTTGTGATGATTTCAAATTTGATAATCATATATGTTGttcacaaaataataatcaggTTACAAATAATGAAAGTGATTTATTGAAGGGAACAAAATGTTGTTCTTCGAATGGGGGTAATAATACATGTGCATGCGAAGaggaaaataaagaaaataaagaaaataaagaaaaaaaagatatacatCAAGATATACATCAAGATATACATCAAAATATACATCAAGATATAGATCAAAATATACATCAAAATGTACATCAAAATGTACATCAAGATATACATCAAGATGTACAACCCGATCATCACAATGATGATAAATCCCACTTTAAAGTTACCAATAAGGATGAGTGCCTCCTTATAAGTAataagaatgaaaaaaatgcagtatcagaaaaaaataaaaacaatacaCCTTTACAACCAAAGAATATAAAGATTATTGTATGTGGATGTGTGCCACAAGCAGAAAAAGACATGGAAGTATTTGAAAACGTATCACTTGTTGGTGTAAACCATATTGATAAAATTGTTGATGTTGTAGAAAATGTTATAAATGGTTATCatgtaaaatatttgaagacatcaaaaaaaatgacaTCTTTAAACATGccaaaaattagaaaaaataaatatatagaaataataaatattaataatggtTGTTTAGGTAATTGTACGTATTGCAAAACAAAATTTGCTAGAGGAGATTTATCAAGTTATAATATAAGAGATATAACTGATAGAATCAAATATGTAtgtaatgaagaaaatataaaagaaatatggtTAACATCAGAAGATACAGGAGCATATGGTATAGATATAAATACAGATATagtaaatttattaaaagatattttaaaaagtataGAACATACAAATGTAATGATACGTTTAGGTATGACAAATCcaccatatatattaaaacatataaaagatatatgtgaattattaaaacataaaaatatgtatgaatttatacatataccTGTTCAAAGTGGAAGtaataatgtattaaaaaatatgaatagaGAATATACAATAGaagattttatttttctaataCAAAATTTAAGAACATATGTACCTAATATAACTATATCAACTGATATTATATGTGGATTTCCTTATGAAACTGAAAAAGATCATCAAAATACTGTAGATTTAATTAAACAATTCAAATTCcctattttaaatatttctcaATTCTATCCAAGAAGAGGAACTGTAgcatataatatgaaaaaaattaatacaaaaattgtaaaaaataGATCAAGAGATGTTACTAATGCATTCTTATCATATCAACACAATTATAAATTCTTAGAAAATACTATACAACAAGTTCTATTTACTGAAATATCTTCTAAAAGTCAGCATATAATAGGGCATACAAAACAATATGTTAaagtattattatcaaatgaaaataataaaaatttaaaactACTAGGAAATTTTGCAACCTGTAAAATTTTATCAACACATAAATGGCACGTCCTCGCTGAATTAattcaataa
- a CDS encoding protein SYS1, putative, translating to MLCLQFIYYSICSFTIFLIFTIYGFPRNIKYLFNTTSYFEGAAVLLYLFYIHIINSIIMSYFIKVIVKRTKKCLDYVISCYLIHFLLCVLISGFSKSYNWYACFFLFVFITVIVSEYICFKEDIKEITISSLRNEQE from the exons ATGCTATGTTTACAgttcatatattatagtaTTTGTAGTTttactatatttttaatattcacTATATATGGATTTCCAAGAAATATTAAGTACCTTTTTAACACGACATCTTATTTTGAAGGGGCGGCTGTTTTGTTGTATCTTTTctacatacatattataaattctattattat gtcatattttataaaagtaaTCGTAAAAAGAACTAAGAAATGCTTGGACTATGTTATATCATGTTACTTAATTCACTTTTTATTATGTGTACTTATATCTGGATTTTCAAAatcat ataATTGGTATGCCTGTTTTTTCctatttgtttttatcaCTGTTATTGTTAGcgaatatatttgttttaagGAAGATATTAAAGAAATTACAATAAGCAGCTTAAGAAATGAAcaagaataa
- a CDS encoding ribonuclease P/MRP protein subunit RPP1, putative, whose translation MYINLNIKHSSYKYDKCLIYKALNVGYNIVALSVNYNQLENGNDNNICDITWKVMNCIAYNNNNNNNNNNNDDDKNNNSYKNYGERNYFIDELDNINKMNDNMLNINNMISENYILINRSNNFCIKNICDDFILYEKEMDISKNDINELLYKYIPKEKYYLSNNINSFILKRLNVKYQDVYKIEKEFNKIIKENKFDIIAFEIDNAEEINMIISKFDCDIIFFNMTKSFISLRKSDIQGAIDKGIFFEISSFIKGNDDLQYVIYSLNLNSLFLNIPLNKLIISTGSIHINQIIDPLNFLRSFFNFNKLSYKKLIPCITTVPLACIQRASVRKSLNTAVFYKKD comes from the coding sequence atgtatatcaatttaaatataaaacattcaagctataaatatgataagtGTTTAATATACAAAGCATTAAATGTAGGATATAATATTGTTGCTTTAAGTGTAAATTATAATCAATTGGAAAATGGTAacgataataatatatgtgatataaCATGGAAAGTTATGAATTGTAtagcatataataataataataataataataataataataatgatgatgataagaataataattcatataaaaattatggagagagaaattattttattgatgagctagataatattaataaaatgaatgataatatgttaaatataaataatatgataagtgagaattatattttaataaatagatcaaataatttttgtataaaaaatatatgtgatgattttatattatatgaaaaagaaatggatatttcaaaaaatgatataaatgagttattatataaatatattccaaaagaaaaatattatttgtctaataatataaatagttttatattaaaaagattaaatgtaaaatatcaagatgtttataaaattgaaaaagaatttaataaaataattaaagaaaataaattcgATATAATAGCTTTTGAAATAGATAATgcagaagaaataaatatgattattaGTAAATTCGATTgtgatattatattttttaatatgactaaatcatttatatctCTTCGTAAATCTGATATTCAAGGTGCTATAGATAAAggaatattttttgaaatatcatcatttattaaaGGAAATGACGATCTtcaatatgttatatattctttaaatcTAAATAgtctatttttaaatataccaTTAAATAAACTTATTATAAGTACTGGTAGTATTCATATCAATCAAATTATAGAccctttaaattttttaagatcattctttaattttaataaattatcatataaaaaattaattcctTGTATCACAACAGTACCTTTAGCTTGTATACAACGAGCATCAGTGCGTAAATCTTTAAACACTGCagttttttataaaaaggattaa
- a CDS encoding signal recognition particle subunit SRP68, putative, which yields MNESSSVENVSSDENIRSDKNELNDKNELNDKNELDDKNELNDKNELNDKNELNDKNELNDKNEFNDKNELDDTNDSNENKLVNLVKIKKENDEYIKKKRNEKISFDIFFYLHKIYQKHGLYNEDISRFLVYINRRRRKLRSKILFNVKKVGKYISKIYECDDMDELFLELLLLDVEACRCRYLEIKTDVNNLKKPYRAKFSYMRRLKKSVHKMNFLIQTINKFVDKNTELQIKCYNSFIQATYLVEKKKYEECLSKTDEFLKFIKLIKRISLNALAQTNQNKDHQNENDNKCNKQDINDKRSSLVYEHDSINIQNESYFSNLNNNNMMNSEKAIDITFDYFLSVINSCERTCSYNMKKHRLSYINEKLHEDDFKYTHNNDNIIPSINNTNNNNNNNNINESYCNNISTSDKNYYNLNIQHINNDIIINLHNVEYKWVQHNNNNNILKIQNIIKNVKKYIEDDYIYKMNIEYNENNIKDLSNNIQIVLDLFKKYDKENIIKFYGDIYCNYYECLRMIHEELITCANNRNNNNNSDSSNNSCNNSNNNNDNNNSSGDYNKLKEKIWTLLENYFLAQKLYVDIERTILILMKNLLDLYYTNKESKNFHFNKKKKKFGDLIDDMPILYTGIRYADILKQNIEELRNIENKDIFINILQIIKNLKSFCLAFYYALNKKNTEAHVLFDVIKTRNYIYIKKEHMNNIKCPSLLRISILFNRLQDVISLINEKYYFRHLSIYALQVKNKSCQQNQLFQLDNSLFAPKMKQISLNPLHIDMTQMYRTSYLLGHDQQRGERGSLIRGLLRSFWK from the coding sequence atgaatgaatCTTCTAGTGTTGAGAACGTTTCAAGTGATGAAAATATCAGAAGTGATAAAAACGAATTGAATGATAAAAACGAATTGAATGATAAGAATGAATTGGATGATAAGAATGAATTGAATGATAAAAACGAAttgaatgataaaaatgaattgaatgataaaaatgaattgaATGATAAAAACGaatttaatgataaaaatgaattggATGACACCAACGATTCGAATGAAAACAAACTTGTGAACCTTGtgaagataaaaaaagaaaatgatgaatatataaaaaagaaaagaaatgaaaaaattagctttgatatatttttttatttacataaaatatatcaaaaacatggattatataatgaagacATATCTCGATTTCTAGTTTATATTaatagaagaagaagaaaattaagaagtaaaatattatttaatgtaaAGAAAGtaggtaaatatatatctaaaatatatgaatgtgATGATATGgatgaattatttttagaattattattattagatgtAGAAGCATGTAGATGTAGATATCTTGAAATAAAAACAGATGTaaataatttgaaaaaaCCATATAGAGCTAAATTTTCTTATATGAGACGTTTAAAAAAATCTGTTCACAAAATGAATTTTCTTATAcaaacaataaataaatttgtaGATAAAAATACAGAATTACAAATTAAATGTTACAATTCATTTATTCAAGCAACTTATCTtgttgaaaaaaagaaatatgaagAATGTTTATCTAAAACAGATGAATtcttaaaatttattaaactCATAAAAAGGATATCTCTAAATGCTCTTGCACAAACaaatcaaaataaagatcatcaaaatgaaaatgataataaatgtaataaacaagatataaatgataagaGAAGTTCACTTGTATATGAACATGattctataaatatacaaaatgaatcttatttttctaatttaaataataataatatgatgaatTCTGAAAAAGCCATTGATATTACATTTGATTATTTTCTATCTGTAATTAATTCATGTGAACGTActtgttcatataatatgaagaaaCATAGATTaagttatataaatgaaaaattacaTGAAGATGATTTTAAATATActcataataatgataatataataccaAGCATCAACAACactaacaacaataataataataataatataaatgaatcctattgtaataatatatctacaagtgataaaaattattataatctaaACATACAACATATAAACAAtgatatcattattaatttacATAATGTAGAATATAAATGGGTTCaacacaataataataataatattttgaaaatacaaaatattataaaaaatgttaaaaaatatattgaggatgattatatatataaaatgaatatcgaatataatgaaaataatataaaagatttatcaaataatatacaaattgTTTTAGATCTCTTCAAAAAgtatgataaagaaaatattataaaattttatggagacatatattgtaattattatgaGTGCTTACGAATGATACATGAAGAATTAATTACCTGTGCAAACAACagaaacaataataataatagtgacaGTAGTAACAATAGTTGTAACAATAGTAACAACaataatgacaataataattctagtggtgattataataaactcaaagaaaaaatttgGACGCTActagaaaattattttctagCACAAAAACTTTATGTAGATATCGAACGAACTATTCttatattaatgaaaaatttgttagatttatattatacaaataaggaatcaaaaaattttcattttaataaaaagaaaaaaaaatttggagATTTAATTGATGATATgccaatattatatacaggTATTAGGTATgcagatatattaaaacaaaatattgaagaattaagaaatatagaaaataaagatatttttattaatatattacaaattattaaaaatttaaaatcaTTTTGTTTAGCTTTTTATTAtgcattaaataaaaaaaatactgaAGCACATGTATTATTTGATGTTATCAAAacaagaaattatatatatattaaaaaagaacatatgaataatattaaatgtcCATCTCTTTTAAGAATATCTATTCTATTTAATAGATTACAAGATGTAATTTCTTtaattaatgaaaaatattattttagaCATCTATCAATATATGCATTACAagttaaaaataaatcatgtCAACAGAATCAATTATTCCAATTAGATAATTCTCTATTCGCTCCaaaaatgaaacaaataTCTTTAAATCCTTTACATATAGATATGACTCAAATGTATCGTACATCTTATTTATTAGGACATGACCAACAAAGAGGAGAAAGAGGTTCATTAATAAGAGGATTATTACGTTCATTctggaaataa
- a CDS encoding nascent polypeptide associated complex alpha chain, putative, whose protein sequence is MQDDKINSKDDISSSSSCEENDENKNILNPPNRTKMSKGERRARKMLVKLGLKAIPNVHKVIIKKSQKMVFAVSNVEVYKVEGTDSYVIFGDAKTDDITNSINNFMPENLPKDVDVPVEPEINFEAADKEEQKVKDLDDEKVADVSMDDVELIMSQTKCSRDMAISALRKNNNDLVQSIMELSG, encoded by the exons atgcAAGACGATAAAATCAATTCGAAAGATGATATATCATCAAGTTCCTCTTGTGAAGagaatgatgaaaataagaatattttaaatccTCCAAATCGTACAAAAATGAGTAAAGGAGAAAGAAGGGCTAGAAAAATGCTTGTTAAATTAGGTTTAAAAGCTATACCTAATGTACATAAAGTAATTATAAAGAAATCACAAAAAATGGTTTTTGCAGTTTCAAATGTAGAGGTTTATAAAGTTGAGGGAACAGATTCTTATGTTATTTTTGGAGATGCAAAAACTGATGACATAACAAATTCTATTaaca attTCATGCCTGAAAATCTACCAAAAGATGTTGATGTTCCAGTGGAACCAGAAATTAATTTTGAAGCCGCAGATAAGGAAGAGCAAAAAGTTAAAGACTTAGATGACg aaaaaGTTGCAGATGTTTCGATGGATGATGTTGAACTTATCATGTCACAAACAAAATGTAGCAGAGATATGGCCATATCTGCTTTAAGAAAAAACAACAACGATCTTGTTCAATCAATTATGGAATTAAGTGGTTAA
- a CDS encoding Pf77 protein, whose protein sequence is MEDKKQCTLTFNDWCKKQEKQEDGLNSGYNNKYNEIYFNKDMKHNIYENISERPIINIQGDQPIFNVPIYQDKYIRDKIVECVNYEIQDVVQPTFYSQETKHDVPTVELLYKEKKVNIPQEKIIEKAVEVDMPIGYSPVFSPTWDVREIPRVIPKYEGEQKIIQVEIPQIKYVDKFVEKEIIVDIKEKIIPRINEVEKEIDVVKYQWKEKYQDVPVCKYVPKIDVELDCPPPLIVPYPAVHFHNTSEVLNPHQKALDIPSEMLLKNSNMFNYDTNMNVNKNNEYMYVNKNNEYMYGNKNNEYMYGNKNNEYINVNKNNEYMNGNKNNEYMNGSNCNIYNDSNMHNNNNIYNSSNNYNGMSNFHVDESVKKSLLDVARLTGVQKDNDEEYNEFLKKKKKKNWPFCYFKKDTMKGNDEIYKGGNYSTYQNNCCGNYKTEDENNYDIDPNTGYPKSMPKDFASFFKQDLDSVKKQMEKRKTNTKSSYSSDFLEKSPVNPSIEYLGKVDKPPIDAGKLDSISFKLHAIEVHQFIPIPNLPKPRFLDLVPSEQYEQNDISSLQNVFGQVPEGWVDPQITGFIAPMMNDVLHGNIQPQSPLFNNLSTEGHDSSSKNRRTPCISAPSNIHNNNDSNLLSFDHNNYQNEGEVGSFDQIYYDEYRNDTYDNEENEYHTEYIENNNDEGTNSYIKSPNDLTYNTDSSINENIN, encoded by the coding sequence ATGGAAGACAAGAAACAGTGCACACTAACGTTTAACGACTGGTGTAAAAAACAAGAAAAGCAGGAGGATGGTTTGAACAGcggttataataataaatataacgaaatatattttaataaggatatgaaacataatatatatgaaaatattagtGAAAGaccaataataaatatacaaggAGATCAACCCATTTTTAATGTACCTATATAtcaagataaatatattcgaGATAAAATAGTAGAATGTGTAAATTACGAAATTCAAGATGTTGTACAGCCTACTTTTTATTCTCAAGAAACTAAACATGATGTACCTACAGtggaattattatataaagaaaaaaaagttaatATACCTCAAGAGAAAATTATAGAAAAAGCTGTAGAAGTAGATATGCCTATAGGATATTCACCTGTCTTTTCTCCTACTTGGGATGTTAGAGAGATTCCTCGTGTTATTCCAAAATATGAAGGAGAACAAAAAATCATACAAGTAGAAATTCCTCAAATTAAATATGTTGATAAATTTGTAGAAAAGGAAATTATTGtagatataaaagaaaaaattataccaAGAATTAATGAAGttgaaaaagaaattgaTGTCGTAAAATATCAGTGGAAAGAAAAATATCAGGATGTACCTGTATGTAAATATGTTCCTAAAATAGATGTAGAACTTGATTGTCCTCCACCTTTAATAGTTCCATATCCAGCTGTACATTTTCATAATACATCGGAAGTTTTGAATCCTCATCAGAAAGCTCTAGATATCCCTTCTGAGATGTTGTtaaaaaatagtaatatgTTTAATTATGACACTAATATGAAtgttaataagaataatgaatatatgtatgttaataagaataatgaatatatgtatggtaataagaataatgaatatatgtatggtaataagaataatgaatatataaatgttaataagaataatgaatatatgaatggtaataagaataatgaatatatgaaTGGATctaattgtaatatatataatgatagcaatatgcataataataataatatatataatagtagtaataattataatggtATGTCCAATTTTCATGTAGATGAATCAGTGAAGAAATCACTTCTAGATGTAGCTAGATTAACAGGTGTACAAAAAGATAATGATGAAGAATACAATgaatttttgaaaaaaaaaaaaaaaaaaaattggccTTTCTGTTATTTTAAGAAAGATACTATGAAAGGAAATGATGAAATATACAAAGGTGGAAATTATTCAACTTATCAAAATAATTGTTGTGGTAATTATAAAACagaagatgaaaataattatgatatagATCCCAATACAGGATATCCTAAATCAATGCCTAAAGATTTtgcatcattttttaaacaaGATTTAGATAGTGTTAAGAAACAGATGGAAAAAAGAAAGACAAATACAAAATCAAGTTATTCTAGTGATTTTCTCGAGAAAAGTCCAGTGAACCCATCTATAGAATATTTAGGTAAAGTTGATAAACCACCAATAGATGCAGGAAAATTGGATtctatatcatttaaattacATGCAATAGAAGTACATCAATTTATACCTATACCAAACCTACCAAAACCAAGATTTCTAGATTTAGTACCATCTGAACaatatgaacaaaatgatatatcATCTTTACAAAATGTATTTGGACAAGTACCAGAAGGATGGGTAGATCCACAAATTACTGGATTCATAGCACCAATGATGAATGATGTATTACATGGAAATATACAACCTCAAAGTCCTttgtttaataatttaagtaCTGAAGGTCATGATTCTTCTTCAAAAAATAGAAGAACTCCTTGTATATCTGCACCATCAAACATacacaataataatgatagtaaTTTACTCAGTtttgatcataataattatcagaATGAAGGAGAAGTAGGCTCCTTtgatcaaatatattatgatgaaTATAGAAATGATACATATGATAATGAGGAAAATGAATATCATAcagaatatatagaaaataataatgatgaggGTACAAATAGTTACATAAAATCTCCTAACGATCTTACATATAATACAGATTCGtcaataaatgaaaatatcaattaa